Proteins encoded by one window of Culicoides brevitarsis isolate CSIRO-B50_1 chromosome 2, AGI_CSIRO_Cbre_v1, whole genome shotgun sequence:
- the LOC134829819 gene encoding uncharacterized protein LOC134829819, which yields MDTTTLRQRSAFMTSFPGRKGIFNSPFAAVNHRNFATSSSANALPYLGVVHDSSADTVQGHHPQQQSDSKSDMGGLVSILGSLPLVGVVQKLFTSFFSPAASPEKSKMEENRESPKKCSPASDEPMSISTYIKNLETNCDNCGDRDALPRKRTTTQGFVTVLQPPTAAQKRASPFNPNHFYHKSKVAEKNRLEKQRHNIRCDIHDDFDAISSGDDDDFDPITDETQFASFEIAAGISPKLTVVYKSSPDAKKSSPNGFIFSLEDFPVIPERRNSMKGSPKRTPVAKASCYRRQDSLSSATDDDFVVFDHDSVQNTPSSGTGQQPSLKSLLINRLKCRQRQISECSDDSCVIFFDHDGQSDCWSDEDLSEAEEADETSSDDDEDDDSVDTLDANRQPDSGFDEHEKKVRFNLKPEVHVMRTWDYAYRRARVGPWECCARDRERFNKRIADTEKQISHVFAPEHRQRIYEERFSAVN from the exons ATGGATACAACGACACTCCGACAACGTTCAGCGTTCATGACGTCGTTTCCAGGTCGCAAGGGAATTTTCAACAGTCCTTTCGCCGCCGTCAATCATCGTAATTTTGCCACTTCATCATCAGCGAACGCGTTGCCTTATCTGGGCGTCGTTCACGATTCGTCAGCTGACACGGTTCAAGGTCATCATCCGCAACAGCAGTCCGACTCAAAAAGCGATATGGGAGGATTAGTGTCGATTTTGGGGAGTCTTCCATTAGTTGGGGTcgtgcaaaaactttttacaagCTTTTTTTCGCCCGCCGCCTCgccagaaaaatcaaaaatggaagaaaatcgCGAATCACCAAAGAAATGCTCGCCCGCCAGTGACGAGCCAATGAGCATTTCGACGTACATCAAAAATCTAGAGACAAACTGTGATAATTGTGGCGACAGAGACGCCCTGCCACGCAAGCGAACCACCACACAGGGCTTCGTAACGGTGCTGCAACCGCCTACGGCTGCCCAAAAACGTGCCTCGCCCTTCAACCCGAACCATTTCTACCACAAAAGCAAGGTGGCGGAGAAAAATCGGCTGGAAAAGCAACGTCACAACATCCGGTGCGACATCCACGACGATTTTGATGCCATTAGCAgtggcgacgacgacgatttcGACCCGATTACGGACGAAACGCAGTTCGCCAGCTTCGAAATTGCCGCAGGAATCTCCCCGAAACTCACAGTTGTCTACAAATCTAGTCCCGATGCCAAGAAATCATCGCCAAACGGATTTATTTTCTCGCTCGAAGACTTTCCCGTGATCCCGGAACGGCGCAACTCGATGAAAGGCAGTCCGAAACGCACGCCCGTGGCGAAAGCGAGCTGTTATCGACGCCAGGACAGCTTGAGCTCCGCTACCGATGACgattttgtcgtttttgaTCATGATTCGGTGCAAAATACGCCGAGCTCGGGTACGGGACAACAACCGTCGCTCAAGTCGTTGTTGATCAATCGACTGAAATGTCGTCAGCGGCAAATTTCCGAGTGCAGCGACGATAGTTGTGTCATCTTTTTCGACCACGATGGGCAATCCGATTGTTGGAGTGACGAGGATTTGTCGGAAGCTGAAGAGGCGGACGAGACTTcgagcgatgatgatgaagatgatGACTCCGTAGACACCTTAGATGCGAATCGGCAACCAGATAGTGGCTTTGATGAACACGAGAAAAAA GTCCGTTTCAACCTCAAACCAGAAGTGCATGTGATGCGAACGTGGGACTATGCCTATCGCCGAGCACGAGTGGGTCCCTGGGAATGCTGTGCACGCGATCGAGAACGCTTCAACAAACGGATCGCCGACACGGAGAAACAAATTTCGCATGTTTTTGCGCCGGAACATCGTCAACGCATCTACGAGGAGCGATTTTCAGCTgtgaattaa
- the LOC134831096 gene encoding lysosome membrane protein 2-like, translated as MSEDDAERNNNKDPEAKINAAIKSRTVDAQETRGRCKRNCGLSTLVILIFFNIICGIFLLRVSLYEILMADRMLMRPGMPAYEFWKNPEPEVIVKMHVFNITNAEDFLAERDSKIKLAEVGPVVYQEILKHTDVVFNENSTLSYKATKTLVYREDLNEPGILNETIIVPNMATLGIASYLNDAGYFVNLAAKSLMYKYDEEPLRKMTVYDYLWNYKSDVLSTAKIFGGSVLVPVENMGVLYNIYKNWSDHLNVKMGPKYPSSEFFHLLSYNYRTTVPGFKLEHGDCNATILEATEGAIYPQRLTKNSTLFYWRKTLCRPATLFFEEEVQKGPLLGYKYVLRNDVYDHPDDKEDCYRGKNLPDGLSDLQKCFHNFPVAASKPHFYGRNGSWMEKLSGLSPKRELHDSYVIVEPQMGTPIDQVARSQSNLIIKQLSVAYPLKMRLFSDTILPMFWVEIHQPDLTPLIKNVINFTINILPKYEGFLGPICLVSALVFTIILIKCVKSDKNSGKKIKLKKGSI; from the exons ATGTCTGAAGACGATGCCGAacggaacaacaacaaagatcCAGAAGCGAAAATTAACGCTGCGATAAAATCGAGGACGGTCGATGCTCAGGAAACTCGAGGACGATGCAAAAGGAATTGCG GCCTATCAACGTTagtcattttgatttttttcaatattatctGCGGAATTTTCCTCTTGCGCGTGTCCTTGTACGAGATTCTCATGGCAGACCGGATGTTGATGCGGCCCGGCATGCCAGCGTATGAATTTTGGAAGAACCCCGAGCCGGAAGTGATCGTGAAGATGCATGTTTTTAACATTACCAATGCGGAGGATTTTCTTGCGGAACGGGATTCGAAGATAAAGTTGGCAGAAGTCGGTCCAGTGGTTTATCAGGAGATTTTGAAACACACGGATgtggtttttaatgaaaattcaacgTTGTCGTATAAAGCAACAAAGACCTTGGTTTACAGGGAGGACTTGAATGAGCCCGGGATATTGAATGAAACGATAATTGTTCCAAATATGGCCACTTTG ggaatCGCCTCATACCTCAATGACGCTGGATATTTCGTAAATTTGGCGGCAAAATCACTCATGTACAAATACGACGAAGAGCCTTTGCGTAAAATGACGGTCTACGATTACCTCTGGAATTACAAAAGTGACGTCTTATCCActgcaaaaatatttggagGATCCGTTTTAGTCCCCGTAGAAAATATGGGAGTGCTTTACAat atttacaAAAACTGGTCCGATCACTTGAACGTGAAAATGGGTCCCAAATACCCCAGCAGTGAATTTTTCCATCTTCTTTCTTATAATTACCGTACCACAGTGCCTGGATTCAAGCTCGAACATGGGGATTGTAACGCTACGATCCTCGAAGCCACCGAAGGAGCAATTTATCCGCAACGTTTGACCAAAAATTCGACACTTTTCTACTGGCGGAAGACTTTGTGTCGTCCTGCGACGCTGTTTTTCGAGGAAGAAGTGCAAAAAGGACCTCTGTTAGGGTATAAATATGTACTGCGGAATGACGTTTACGATCATCCTGACGACAAAGAAGACTGTTATCGCGGGAAAAATCTCCCCGATGGGCTGAGTGACTTACAAAAGTGCTTTCATA atttcCCAGTTGCGGCATCAAAACCACATTTTTACGGCAGAAACGGATCGTGGATGGAGAAATTGAGTGGTTTATCGCCGAAACGAGAGCTGCACGACAGCTATGTCATCGTTGAACCACAAATGG gaACTCCCATCGATCAAGTTGCCAGATCTCAAAGTAATTTAATCATCAAACAGCTAAGTGTGGCATATCCACTTAAAATGAGGCTCTTCTCCGACACAATTCTTCCAATGTTTTGGGTAGAAatc caccAGCCGGACCTTACGCCATTAATTAAGAATGTGATCAACTTCACAATTAACATTTTGCCAAAGTACGAAGGGTTTTTGGGTCCAATTTGTCTCGTAAGTGCCCTCGTattcacaattattttaataaaatgcgtcaaaagtgataaaaactcgggaaaaaagataaaattaaaaaagggatcaatttaa